CACTGGCTCGCGCACTGCGAGCGGCCGCTGGTGATCGAGATCGGCGCGGGCACCGCGGTGCCCACGGTGCGGCACTTCTCGCACGCGGTGATCCGCTCGCACGCGGGGCGGCTGCTGCGCGTGAACCCATTGGCCCCGGCGGTGCCGGGCTCGCTCGATCTCGGCCTTGCGGGCCCGGCGCTCGCCACGCTCGAGGCGATCGACCGGCAGTTGCCGTGATCAGCGCGCCGCCATCAGGCGCAGCGCGTCGGCCACCATCGAGCCGCCCGTGGCCACCAGCAGCACGCACACCAGCCGCTTGAGCATGGCCGGCGACAACGGCGGCGGCCGGCGCGCCGACCAGGTGGTGACCAGCACCACCACGGGCACGGCGATCAGCGCGAGACCCGCCGACTGGCGCGAGAAGCCGCCCGTGGACAGCACCACCAGGAGCCGCACCAGCGCGCCCGCGCCGAACAGGTAGACCAGCGAGGCCTGGATGCGCTCGGTGGTCCATGGCTGGCGGTAGAACTGGTACACCAGGGGCGGGCCCGCGGTGGAGAACAGCCCGCCCATGAGGCCCGACACGAAGCCCACCGACACGAAGGCCGCGGTCGACGAGGGTGCCGGCAGCGGCCGCGCCGCGCGCCAGAGCAGCGCCGCACAGCCCACGATGCTCAGGCCCAGCAGCAGGCGAAGCACCTGGTAGGCGCTGCCCAGCACCCAGGAGAGCGCGAGCACGCCCACCACCGTGCCGAGCAGGCTCGCGCCCAGCGCGGGCCGCAGCAGCGGGTCCAGCCGCAGCGCGCCGCGGCGGTGCAGGAACACCCCCGCGTTGATCAGCGAGATGATGGACAGCACGTTCACCACGTCGTTGAGCGGGTAGAGGTCGATCGCGCCCACCAGGCCCAGCAGCACCAGGGCGAGCGCGAAGCCGGTGAGGCTTTGCACGTAGACCGCGATGGCCACGAACAAGAGGTACAGGGCAATGCCGGTCATGCGCGCAGACAGCCGGGCGGGTCAGAGAAAACGCGCGATCTGCTCGACGTCCTCGGGAAAGAGCTGGCCGTCTTCGGCCATCACGACGCGGCTGTCGCGGCCGAGCACCACGGTCACCGGCAGCGACTTGCCGGGCTTGGGCAGCACGGCGCCGGCCTGCCAGGCGCTCGGAAAGTTGTAGCCGCGCTGTTGCTGGTACTGGCGTGCGTCGTCGGCGCGGCGGTCGATCGACACCCCCAGCACATACAGGCCGCGCGCACGCTGCGCGGCCCAGAGCTTCTGCACGTGCGGCGACTGCAGGGCGCAGAACGGGCACCAGCTGGCCCACCAGTACAGCACCACCACCTGGCCCCGCGCTTCGGCGGCCTTGAAGGTGCTGCCATCGATCAGCGGCAGGTCGGCCAGTGCATAAGCGCTGCCCACCGCGGGCAGGGGCGCGCCCTCGCGCGCGCTCGCTGCGCCAGCGGCCAGCAAGGCCGAGGCACCTGCCAGGGCGCCCAGGGCGTCGCGGCGGCGCCAGCCGCGCGGGGGCTTGGGGTTCATGCGTCTCCTCGCTCTCGGTCGCCGGGCACGGGCCGGGCGGCCCGTTCCATCGATCCATCAGGGTTTGCGAATATATACCGCCCTTCTGCGCGAGAAACGTGGAACCCGCGGGGGTACGGCAGGATCGGCAAGAATGCGGGCGCGAACGCGCGGTGGTCGAACCGCCGGCGCACCGGTTGGTGAGAGGTACCCGGGCTGCGGCCCGGGTGCTTCCTTTGCAGCGCCAGGGCTTTGCCCTGGCGCTTTTTTCCGACGGTTTTGTGGGGTGGCGGGGGCCGGCCCACAATGCGCGCATGAACCGCCGTGACCTCTGCCTCGCCTCGCTGGCCCTGATGGGCGCCGGACCTGCCCTGGCGCAGACCGCCGCCTGCCCGGCCCTGCTCAACCACCGCTTCCCGCGCCTGCAGGACAGCGCGCCCCAGGACCTGTGCCAATACGCGGGCAAGGTGCTGCTGGTGGTGAACACCGCGAGCTACTGTGGCTTCACCTCGCAGTACGAAGGCCTGGAGGCGCTGTTCGCGAAGTACCGCGAGCGCGGCCTGGTGGTGCTGGGTTTTCCGTCCAACGATTTCCAGCAGGAAACCAACGACAAGCAGAAGATCGCCGAGCTGTGCTTCAACACCTACGGCGTGCGCTTCCCCATGTTCGAGCCGGGTGGCGTGCGCGGCGACAAGGCCAACCCGCTGTACCGCCAGCTCGCGCAGGCCACGGGCGTGGCGCCGCGCTGGAACTTCCACAAGTACCTGGTGGGCCGCGACGGCAAGGTGATCGACCAGTACGCGAGCAACACCGACCCCATGGGGCGCGCGCTCACGCAGGCGGTGGAGAAGGCGCTGGCGGCCAAGGGCTGAACACGCGCCGGCCTGCCGTCGCAAGAGCCGAAAAAAAAGCCACCGCAAGCGGTGGCTTTTTTGTGGCCGAAGGCCGCTGGATCAGCGGATCACGGCGATGGTGGTGCGCTGGCCGCCTTTGTAGGTCATCAGCGTGAGGGCGCCGTTCTTGATGTCGCCCTTCTCGTCGAACTCGATCTTGCCGGTCACGCCGTTGTAGCTGGTGGCCTTGAGCGCGGGCAGGTAGACCTTGGGATCGGCCGAGCCGGCGGTGACCATGGCGTTGGCCATGACCTTCACGGCGTCGTACACGTACGGGGCGTACACCTGAACGTCGGCGTTGAACTTGGTCTTGAAGTCGGCGCGGAACTTGTCCATGCCGGCCTTCTGTTCGCCTTCGACACCACCGGCCTCGGCGCAGAACACCTGCTCGTCGCTGATGCCGTCGCCGGCCAGCTTGGGCAGCTCGCTCGAGCAGATGCCGTCGCCGCCCATGAACTTGGCCTTGATGCCGAGCTGCTTCATCTGCTTGAGCATGGGGCCGGCCACGGCGTCCATGCCGCCGAAGAACACCACGTCGGGCTTCTTGGCCTTCAGGGTGGTCAGGATGGCGTTGAAGTCGGTCGCCTTGTCGTTGGTGAACTCGCGGCCCACCACGGTGCCGCCAGCGGCTTTCACGCCTTTTTCGAATTCGTCGGCGACGCCCTGGCCGTAGGCGGTGCGGTCGTCGATCACGGCCACGTTCTTGGCCTTGAGGGTTTCGATGGCGTACTTGCCGAGCGTGCCGCCCAGGTGCACGTCGTCAGCCACCACGCGGAACGCGCCCGCGAAGCCCTGGCGGGTGTACTTGGGGTTGGTCGCCGAGGGCGAAATCTGGGGGATGCCGGCGTCGTTGTAGAGCTGCGACGCGGGGATGGTGGTGCCCGAGTTCAGGTGGCCGATCACGCCGTTGACCTTGGCGTCGACCAGCTTCTGCGCGGCGGCCGTGCCCTGCTTGGGGTCGGCGGCGTCGTCTTCGGCCAGCAGTTCGAACTTGGCCTTGGCGCCACCGATGCTCAGGCCGGCGGCGTTGAGCTCTTCGATCGCCATGCGGGCGCCGTTTTCGTTGTCCTTACCCAGGTGGGCGATCGCGCCGCTGGTGGGGCCGACGTGACCGATCTTGACCACGACCTCGGCGGCCGGTGCGGGAGCGGCGGCCGGGGCGGCGGCGGCCGGGGCAGGAGCCTCTTCCTTCTTGCCACAGGCAGCCAGAGCAACGGCTGCGGCAAGCACTGCCAGTTTCATGTTCACTTGCATGGAAATTCCTCGGTAAGGATGGATTTGAATTGCGGAGGGAACGTTTTTTTCTCCACCGCGTGAATCTACTCCAATTCCGAAGCACTCCCGGCCGTTGCACGCCCCGCGAGGGCCCGTGACCAGGGTTTTCCACAGGAACTGGCGGGGCGCCGCAACACCCGCGCGGGCGCTGCGCCCTCAGCCCTGCGGATCGGCCTGCTTGAGGTCGTGCCGCTGCGGCTCGATGCCGGCCGCGACGTAGGCTCGCCAGCGCTGGCGCGCCGCCGCGCGATCGGCCTCGTCGAGCCCCACCACCTCGATCACGCGCTCGAAGCGCGCGGGCTCGGGCACGGGCTCGTCGTGCAGGTTCACGAGCACCGGCATGCCCTGCACCTCGGGCAGGCTGTCGGTGAGGCGGATGGGGGAGTGTTGCAGCACCGCGGGCGGATCGCCCGGGCGCGCGTGCGGCACGAAATCGCCCTGGCCCACGAGCCACACCAGGCGATCGAGCTCGTCAATCGCCGGGCGCGGCGCGAGCACCGCCACCCGGACCCCTTTGAGGTAGGCCTTGCGCAGCAGGCGCGCCGTGTAGGCGAGCCGGTCGGGCGCGTTGAAGTGGAAGGCGACTTCGGCCATGCGGCGGCGTCAGGCCTTGGCGCGGCGGCGCGCGGGCTTGGCCGGGGCGCGCTGCGACTCGCTCACCAGGTATTGCAGCAGCAGCGGCACGGGGCGGCCGGTGGCGCCCTTGGCCGCGCCGCCCTTCCAGGCCGTGCCCGCGATGTCCAGGTGCGCCCAGCGCAGTTCGGCGGTGAACTTCTGCAGGAACTTGGCCGCGGTGATGGCCCCGCCCGCGCGGCCCGCCACGTTGCCCATGTCGGCGAAGTTGCTCTTGAGGCCTTCGGCGTACTCGTCGTCGAGCGGCATGCGCCAGCACAGGTCGCCCACGGTCTCGCCGGCCACGCTCAAGTCGTCGGCCAGGGCGTCGTCGCTGCTGAACAGGCCGCTGCGCACCGCGCCCAGCGCGATCACGCAGGCGCCCGTGAGCGTGGCGATGTCGATCACCGCGCGCGGCTTGAAACGCGCCGCGTAGGTCAGCGCGTCGCACAGGATCAGGCGGCCCTCGGCGTCGGTGTTGAGGATCTCGATGGTCTGGCCGCTCATGCTCTTGACCACGTCGCCGGGCTTCACGGCCAGGCCGTCGGGCATGTTCTCGCAGCTCGGGATCAGGCCCACCACGTTGATGGCCGGCTTGAGCTCGGCCAGCGCCGCGAAGGTGCCGAGCACGCTGGCCGCGCCGCCCATGTCGAACTTCATCTCGTCCATTTCGGGCGCGGGCTTGAGGCTGATGCCGCCGGTGTCGAAGGTGATGCCCTTGCCCACCAGCACCACCGGGGCCTCGCCCTTGGGCGCGCCCTGGTAGTGCAGAACGATGAAGCGCAGCGGCTCGGCCGAGCCGCGCGCCACCGCCATGAACGAGCCCATGCCCAGGGCCTCGACCTGCTTGGGCCCGAGCACCTCGGCCTTGATCGCGCCGCCGCGGGCCAGCTTCTTCGCGGCCTCGCCGAGCAGCGTGGGCGTGGCGTGGTTGGCGGGGCGGTTGGCCCATTCCTTGGCGAACTCGACGCCGGCCACCAGGGCCTTGCCCAGGCGCAGGCCGTCGCGCAACGCGGCGGCGTCGCTCACGCCGAAGCTCACCCGCGCCAGCGCGCGCGGCTTGGCGCTGGGCTTGGTGGTGGTGAACACGTACGAGGCCTCGGCCGCGGCCTGGATGGCCGCGCGCAGGCCGTCGTTGTCCAGCGCCACCAACGTGGCCACCACGCCCAGGTGGGCCACGCCCGGACCCTTGAGCGCCTGCACCCCGGCGGTCACGGCCTTGCGCAGGGCCGTGGCGTCGGCCGCGCCGGCGCGCACCAGCAGCACCCGCGCCGCCTTGAAGCCCTCGGGCCGGTAGGCGGCGAGCAGCTTGCCCACGCCGGCTTCCAGGTCGCCCCCCTTGAGGGCCTGGGCCACCAGGCGGTGCAGCGGGGTGTCGCCCTTGGGCGCGGTGTCGGGCACGAGCACCAGCAGGGCATCGGCCGGGAATTCGGCGGCCTGTGCGGGGGTCAGGGTCTTGAGTTCGAAGTTCATAATCCGCTCTGGTTCTAACGACGATCGATGTTATTCCATTCATCCTTGCGCAGAGAGCTGGCCCGCAGCTTCGGGGCGACGCTGGTGATCCTGTTCACCATCGTGCTCACGATGCTGTTGATCCGCACCCTGGGCGCGGCGTCCAAAGGCAGCGTCAACCCCGAAGAGGTGATGCTGGTGCTGGGCTACACCGTGCTCGGCCGCATGCCCACGGTGCTCACGCTGGCGCTCTTCATCTCCATCGTGTTCACGCTCTCGCGCATGTACCGCGACAGCGAAATGATCATCTGGTTCGCCAGCGGCCGCTCGCTGGGGGGTTTTCTGCGGCCCATCCTGCGCTTCGCCTGGCCGGTGCTCATGGTGATCACGCTCATGGTGCTGCTGGTGTGGCCCTGGGCCAACCAGCAGGTGAACAACCTGCGCGACCGCTTCGAACGCCGCGGCGACCTCGAGCGCGTGGCGCCCGGCCAGTTCCAGGAGTCATCGAGCGGCCGGCGCGTGTTCTTCATCGACAAGGACACGGCCGACGGCACCGAGGGCCGCAACATCTTCATCTCGAGCACCGAGACCGACGGCCGCGAGACCGTGACCTCGGCGCGCTCGGGCCGCATCGAGTGGGACGGTGAACGCCAGCTGCTCATGCTCAACAACGGCCAGCGGCTCGAATCGCGCCCCAACGACGGCCTGCGCGTGAGCGAGTTCGCCGAGTACGGCACGCAGATCGGCGACGCCCTGCCCACGGGCAGCGCGGGCGTGGAGCTCAAGGCCCGGCCGAGCTGGGAGCTGGTGATGCAGCCCACCCAGGCCAACCTCGCCGAGCTGGGCTGGCGCATCGGCCTGGCGCTCACGGCCTTCAACTTCGTGCTGATCGCGCTGGCCACCACGGCGGGCAACCCGCGCGCGGGGCGCAGCGGCAACCTGTTCTTCACGCTGTTCGCCTTCGTCTTCTATTACAACCTGCTCAACATCGGGCAGAACTGGGTGGCGCGCGGCGTGATCGAGCTGATGCCCTACATGCTGGGCCTGCACGGCGGCGTGCTGCTGCTCACCCTGCTGTGGTTCTACAAGCGACACACCGGCGTGAGCCTGCGCACCCTGCTCGCGCAGTGGCTGGGCCGCCAGCGGGAGAAGCGCGCATGAAGACCATCCGCCGCCTCATTTACGGCGAGGTCTTCGCGGCCGTGTTCTTCGTGCTGCTCGCCTTTCTCTCGCTGTTCTTCTTCTTCGACCTGGTCGACGAGCTGCCCGATGTGGGCAAGAAGTCGGTGCTCGATCCGGCGCGCGTTTACAGCCTGGCCGACGCGCTGATCTACGTGGCGCTGCTGGTGCCCAGCCGCATCTACGAGCTCATGCCGATCGCGGTGCTGATCGGCTCGGTGTTCGTGCTCGCGCGGCTGGCCCAGGGCTCGGAGTACACCATCCTGCGCACCAGCGGCCTGGGCCCGTGGCGCGCGCTGCGCACCCTGCTGGGTCTGGGCTCGATCTTCGTGCTCGTGACCTTCGCGATGGGCGACTACGTGGCCCCGTTCGCCGACCGCGTGGCCCAGTTGCACAAGGCGCGCTTCGAAGGCGCGATCAGCCTCGGGCAGACCGGCGCCTGGCTGAAAGAGCGCCAGCCCTACAGCAGCTTCTCGGTCAACGTGGGCTCGCTGTCGGCCGAGGGCGGCCTGGGCAATGTGCGCATCTTCGAGTTCAACAACCAGGGCACGCTGGTGTCGACCCTGCGCGCCAAGACCGGCCAGATCGAGGCCGACGACAGCTGGACCCTGCACCAGGTGGAGCGGCGCGAGTTCGACGCCAGCGGCACCGGCGCCGCGCGCGTGGCGCGCACCCAGCACGACACCTTCCGCTGGCCCAGCGGCATCAACACCGAGATGGTGGCCGTGGCCCTGCTCAAGCCCGAGCGCATGCGCACCACCGACCTGTTCGCCTACATCCGGCACCTGCAGGCCAACGGCCAGACCGCGCAGCGCCACGAGATCGAGTTCTGGCGCAAGGTGTTCTACCCCTTGTCGTGCCTGGTGATGGTGGTGCTCGCCCTGCCCTTTGCCTACCTGCACTTCCGCTCGGGCAGCATCACGGGCTACGTGTTCGGCGGAGTGATGATCGGCATCAGCTTCTTCCTGCTCAACAACGTGTTCGGCTACATCGGCAACCTCAACCAGTGGCGGCCCTGGCTGGCCGCGGCTTCGCCCGCCCTGATCTATTCGGTGGTGTCGCTCGGGGCCTTCGGTTGGCTGGTGCTCAGGCGTTAGGAACCCCATGCTCGGCGTGATCGTTTTTGCCCATGGTTCGCGCGACCCGCTGTGGCGCGCGCCGGTCGAGGCCGTCGCGCGGCGCATCGCCGAGCGCGCGCCCGGCACGCTCGCGCGCACCGCCTACCTCGAGCTCACCGAGCCCGACCTGCCCAGCGCCGCGCGCGAGCTGGTGGCCGCGGGCGCCACCACGCTGCGCGTGCTGCCGCTGTTCTTCGGCATGGGCAAGCACGCGCGCGAAGACCTGCCGCAGCTGATGGACGCGCTGCAGCGCGAGCACCCGCAGGTGGTGTTCGAGCGCCTGCCCACCGCGGGCGAAGACCCGCAACTGATCGATCTGCTGGCCGCGCTGGCCGTCAAGGAGGGTGCATGAACCTGCACCAGTTCAAGTTCGTGCAGGAGG
This is a stretch of genomic DNA from Hydrogenophaga crocea. It encodes these proteins:
- a CDS encoding sulfite exporter TauE/SafE family protein, with the translated sequence MTGIALYLLFVAIAVYVQSLTGFALALVLLGLVGAIDLYPLNDVVNVLSIISLINAGVFLHRRGALRLDPLLRPALGASLLGTVVGVLALSWVLGSAYQVLRLLLGLSIVGCAALLWRAARPLPAPSSTAAFVSVGFVSGLMGGLFSTAGPPLVYQFYRQPWTTERIQASLVYLFGAGALVRLLVVLSTGGFSRQSAGLALIAVPVVVLVTTWSARRPPPLSPAMLKRLVCVLLVATGGSMVADALRLMAAR
- a CDS encoding TlpA family protein disulfide reductase, whose amino-acid sequence is MNPKPPRGWRRRDALGALAGASALLAAGAASAREGAPLPAVGSAYALADLPLIDGSTFKAAEARGQVVVLYWWASWCPFCALQSPHVQKLWAAQRARGLYVLGVSIDRRADDARQYQQQRGYNFPSAWQAGAVLPKPGKSLPVTVVLGRDSRVVMAEDGQLFPEDVEQIARFL
- the lptF gene encoding LPS export ABC transporter permease LptF; this translates as MLFHSSLRRELARSFGATLVILFTIVLTMLLIRTLGAASKGSVNPEEVMLVLGYTVLGRMPTVLTLALFISIVFTLSRMYRDSEMIIWFASGRSLGGFLRPILRFAWPVLMVITLMVLLVWPWANQQVNNLRDRFERRGDLERVAPGQFQESSSGRRVFFIDKDTADGTEGRNIFISSTETDGRETVTSARSGRIEWDGERQLLMLNNGQRLESRPNDGLRVSEFAEYGTQIGDALPTGSAGVELKARPSWELVMQPTQANLAELGWRIGLALTAFNFVLIALATTAGNPRAGRSGNLFFTLFAFVFYYNLLNIGQNWVARGVIELMPYMLGLHGGVLLLTLLWFYKRHTGVSLRTLLAQWLGRQREKRA
- a CDS encoding DNA polymerase III subunit chi, encoding MAEVAFHFNAPDRLAYTARLLRKAYLKGVRVAVLAPRPAIDELDRLVWLVGQGDFVPHARPGDPPAVLQHSPIRLTDSLPEVQGMPVLVNLHDEPVPEPARFERVIEVVGLDEADRAAARQRWRAYVAAGIEPQRHDLKQADPQG
- a CDS encoding leucyl aminopeptidase; protein product: MNFELKTLTPAQAAEFPADALLVLVPDTAPKGDTPLHRLVAQALKGGDLEAGVGKLLAAYRPEGFKAARVLLVRAGAADATALRKAVTAGVQALKGPGVAHLGVVATLVALDNDGLRAAIQAAAEASYVFTTTKPSAKPRALARVSFGVSDAAALRDGLRLGKALVAGVEFAKEWANRPANHATPTLLGEAAKKLARGGAIKAEVLGPKQVEALGMGSFMAVARGSAEPLRFIVLHYQGAPKGEAPVVLVGKGITFDTGGISLKPAPEMDEMKFDMGGAASVLGTFAALAELKPAINVVGLIPSCENMPDGLAVKPGDVVKSMSGQTIEILNTDAEGRLILCDALTYAARFKPRAVIDIATLTGACVIALGAVRSGLFSSDDALADDLSVAGETVGDLCWRMPLDDEYAEGLKSNFADMGNVAGRAGGAITAAKFLQKFTAELRWAHLDIAGTAWKGGAAKGATGRPVPLLLQYLVSESQRAPAKPARRRAKA
- the lptG gene encoding LPS export ABC transporter permease LptG yields the protein MKTIRRLIYGEVFAAVFFVLLAFLSLFFFFDLVDELPDVGKKSVLDPARVYSLADALIYVALLVPSRIYELMPIAVLIGSVFVLARLAQGSEYTILRTSGLGPWRALRTLLGLGSIFVLVTFAMGDYVAPFADRVAQLHKARFEGAISLGQTGAWLKERQPYSSFSVNVGSLSAEGGLGNVRIFEFNNQGTLVSTLRAKTGQIEADDSWTLHQVERREFDASGTGAARVARTQHDTFRWPSGINTEMVAVALLKPERMRTTDLFAYIRHLQANGQTAQRHEIEFWRKVFYPLSCLVMVVLALPFAYLHFRSGSITGYVFGGVMIGISFFLLNNVFGYIGNLNQWRPWLAAASPALIYSVVSLGAFGWLVLRR
- a CDS encoding sirohydrochlorin chelatase, with amino-acid sequence MLGVIVFAHGSRDPLWRAPVEAVARRIAERAPGTLARTAYLELTEPDLPSAARELVAAGATTLRVLPLFFGMGKHAREDLPQLMDALQREHPQVVFERLPTAGEDPQLIDLLAALAVKEGA
- a CDS encoding glutathione peroxidase, producing the protein MNRRDLCLASLALMGAGPALAQTAACPALLNHRFPRLQDSAPQDLCQYAGKVLLVVNTASYCGFTSQYEGLEALFAKYRERGLVVLGFPSNDFQQETNDKQKIAELCFNTYGVRFPMFEPGGVRGDKANPLYRQLAQATGVAPRWNFHKYLVGRDGKVIDQYASNTDPMGRALTQAVEKALAAKG
- a CDS encoding branched-chain amino acid ABC transporter substrate-binding protein — protein: MQVNMKLAVLAAAVALAACGKKEEAPAPAAAAPAAAPAPAAEVVVKIGHVGPTSGAIAHLGKDNENGARMAIEELNAAGLSIGGAKAKFELLAEDDAADPKQGTAAAQKLVDAKVNGVIGHLNSGTTIPASQLYNDAGIPQISPSATNPKYTRQGFAGAFRVVADDVHLGGTLGKYAIETLKAKNVAVIDDRTAYGQGVADEFEKGVKAAGGTVVGREFTNDKATDFNAILTTLKAKKPDVVFFGGMDAVAGPMLKQMKQLGIKAKFMGGDGICSSELPKLAGDGISDEQVFCAEAGGVEGEQKAGMDKFRADFKTKFNADVQVYAPYVYDAVKVMANAMVTAGSADPKVYLPALKATSYNGVTGKIEFDEKGDIKNGALTLMTYKGGQRTTIAVIR